The following proteins are encoded in a genomic region of Pseudodesulfovibrio mercurii:
- a CDS encoding ABC transporter ATP-binding protein yields MNDILRVENLEVVYNDVVLVLKGLSLACPEGRITALLGANGAGKSTTLKAISGLLQCEDGEVTDGAVVYRGQPIQGLVPEKIVRRGVFQVMEGRRIFEDLTVEENLRCGAFTRPGSEMGDSLALVYDYFPRLKERRRQLAGYMSGGEQQMCAIGRAIMAKPRLLLLDEPSLGLAPLLVEEIFDIIKRFNEKEGVTILLVEQNARAALSVAETAYIMENGRVVMDGTARDLLDNPDVQEFYLGMGSAGDKKSYRDVKHYRRRKRWLG; encoded by the coding sequence TTGAACGATATCCTGAGAGTCGAGAACCTGGAAGTGGTGTACAACGACGTGGTCCTGGTCCTGAAGGGCTTGTCCCTGGCCTGTCCCGAGGGGCGGATCACGGCGTTGCTCGGGGCGAACGGCGCGGGCAAGTCAACGACGCTGAAGGCCATTTCGGGCCTGTTGCAGTGCGAGGACGGCGAGGTCACGGACGGGGCGGTGGTCTACCGCGGCCAGCCCATCCAGGGGCTGGTGCCGGAGAAGATCGTGCGCCGGGGCGTGTTCCAGGTCATGGAGGGGCGGCGCATCTTCGAGGACCTGACCGTGGAGGAGAACCTGCGTTGCGGCGCGTTCACCCGGCCCGGTTCGGAGATGGGCGACTCCCTGGCCCTGGTCTACGACTATTTCCCGAGGCTCAAGGAGCGGCGGCGGCAGTTGGCGGGCTACATGTCCGGCGGCGAGCAGCAGATGTGCGCCATCGGCCGGGCGATCATGGCCAAGCCGAGGCTGCTTCTGCTCGACGAGCCGTCGCTGGGGTTGGCCCCGCTTCTGGTGGAGGAAATCTTCGACATCATCAAGCGGTTCAACGAGAAGGAGGGCGTGACCATCCTGCTGGTGGAGCAGAACGCCCGCGCGGCCCTGTCCGTGGCCGAGACCGCCTACATCATGGAGAACGGCCGGGTGGTTATGGACGGCACGGCCAGGGACCTGCTCGACAACCCGGACGTCCAGGAATTCTACCTCGGCATGGGCAGCGCCGGGGACAAGAAGAGCTACCGCGACGTCAAACACTACAGAAGAAGAAAGCGCTGGCTCGGGTAG
- a CDS encoding ABC transporter substrate-binding protein has translation MRVGNIITAACILLLAGWMLAGCGGGDEKPAATSKQEAAPIRVGGLVDLSGPTSSVGSPYAEGLKGGIEYVNRQGGINGRPLVFDLQDTAYKVQQGLSLYKKMVNTDHVVCIQGFGSAVTEALVRTLAKDKVPNLSASYSAHLTDPKVAPYNFFIASDYTTQLRAALKYFKDNWTDTRPPRVAFIYPDHPYGLAPIAGGKEYAAEIGFEIVGDANVALNAIDATTELLPLKEKSPDFCWIGGTTPSTSVILKSAKNIGMETVFFTDIWGTDETLPQLAGTDAEGSYSNQAAAVYGQDVPGMKVIREITGDQPQMTHYTRGFVSVLVMAEGMKRALANGELTGESLKTSLETLREYDPMGLAPLISFYPDDHRPNMAVFLYTIKDGKLTFVKEQILERREEWLGH, from the coding sequence ATGAGGGTTGGAAACATCATAACCGCAGCCTGCATCCTGCTCCTGGCCGGGTGGATGCTGGCCGGCTGCGGAGGCGGGGACGAGAAACCGGCCGCAACCTCCAAACAGGAGGCCGCGCCCATCCGGGTCGGCGGCCTGGTGGACCTGTCCGGGCCCACCTCGTCCGTGGGCTCGCCCTACGCCGAGGGGCTCAAGGGCGGGATCGAATACGTCAACCGGCAGGGCGGCATCAACGGCCGTCCCCTGGTCTTCGACCTGCAGGACACCGCCTACAAGGTCCAGCAGGGACTGTCCCTGTACAAGAAGATGGTCAACACCGACCACGTGGTCTGCATCCAGGGGTTCGGCTCGGCCGTGACCGAGGCGTTGGTGCGCACCCTGGCCAAGGACAAGGTGCCCAACCTGTCCGCGTCCTATTCGGCCCACCTGACCGATCCCAAGGTGGCCCCGTACAACTTCTTCATCGCCTCGGACTACACCACCCAGCTCCGGGCCGCGCTCAAGTACTTCAAGGACAACTGGACCGATACGCGCCCCCCCAGGGTGGCCTTCATCTACCCCGACCATCCCTACGGCCTGGCCCCCATCGCGGGCGGCAAGGAGTATGCCGCCGAGATCGGCTTCGAGATCGTGGGCGACGCCAACGTGGCCCTCAACGCCATCGACGCCACCACCGAGCTCCTGCCCCTCAAGGAGAAGTCGCCCGACTTCTGCTGGATCGGCGGGACCACGCCGTCCACCTCCGTCATCCTCAAGTCGGCCAAGAACATCGGCATGGAGACCGTGTTCTTCACCGACATCTGGGGCACGGACGAGACCCTGCCCCAGCTGGCGGGCACCGACGCCGAGGGCTCCTACTCCAACCAGGCCGCCGCGGTCTACGGCCAGGACGTGCCGGGCATGAAGGTCATCAGGGAGATCACCGGCGACCAGCCGCAGATGACCCACTACACGCGCGGCTTTGTGTCCGTCCTGGTCATGGCCGAAGGCATGAAGCGGGCCCTGGCCAACGGCGAACTGACCGGCGAGAGCCTCAAGACGTCCCTGGAGACCCTGCGGGAATACGACCCCATGGGCCTGGCCCCGCTCATCTCCTTTTACCCAGACGACCACCGCCCGAACATGGCCGTGTTCCTCTACACCATCAAGGACGGCAAACTGACCTTCGTTAAGGAACAGATCCTCGAACGCCGGGAAGAGTGGCTCGGTCATTAG
- a CDS encoding branched-chain amino acid ABC transporter permease → MQGKCGLFFTTYESEAQVFPSGFQKLMVGLFLAALCAAPFVLNTHLTSIVNLIFISVIGAVSLNLLTGVCGQISLGHGAFLGVGAYAAGQCSLHGVPFLPAILTGGLITALVGMVFGVPSLRLKGIYLAIATLAAQLVLEYVFLHGGVLTGGSNGLLLEPPSILGFSFDTEVRMYFLLLAFAAGALLMVTNIMRSKYGRAFVSIRDFYLSAEIVGVNLFRYKLAAFGISSFLAGVAGGLWGHYTGYISAEQFNIGLSISYLAMIVIGGLGSVLGSVFGAVFIVLLPEILNALANVLAGSWPDVAQYIVALREGVFGLTLILFLIFEPEGLAHRWRLVKAYWKLYPFAH, encoded by the coding sequence ATGCAGGGAAAATGCGGACTCTTCTTCACCACCTACGAGAGCGAGGCCCAGGTCTTCCCGTCCGGGTTCCAGAAGCTCATGGTCGGCCTGTTCCTGGCGGCCCTGTGCGCGGCCCCGTTCGTCCTGAACACGCACCTGACCTCCATCGTCAACCTGATCTTCATCTCGGTCATCGGCGCGGTCTCCCTCAACCTCCTGACCGGCGTGTGCGGCCAGATATCGCTCGGCCACGGCGCGTTCCTCGGCGTGGGGGCCTACGCCGCCGGACAGTGCTCCCTGCACGGCGTGCCGTTCCTTCCGGCCATCCTGACCGGCGGCCTGATAACGGCCCTGGTGGGCATGGTCTTCGGCGTGCCGTCGCTCCGGCTCAAGGGCATCTACCTGGCCATCGCCACCCTGGCCGCCCAACTCGTGCTCGAATACGTCTTCCTGCACGGCGGGGTCCTGACCGGCGGGTCCAACGGGCTGCTCCTGGAGCCGCCTTCCATCCTCGGCTTCTCCTTCGACACCGAGGTGCGCATGTACTTCCTGCTCCTGGCCTTCGCCGCCGGGGCCCTGCTCATGGTCACCAACATCATGCGCAGCAAGTACGGCCGGGCCTTCGTGTCCATCCGCGACTTCTACCTGTCCGCCGAGATCGTGGGCGTGAACCTGTTCCGCTACAAGCTCGCGGCCTTCGGCATCAGCTCGTTCCTGGCGGGCGTGGCGGGCGGGTTGTGGGGCCACTACACCGGCTACATCTCGGCCGAGCAGTTCAATATCGGCCTGTCCATCTCCTACCTGGCCATGATCGTCATCGGCGGCCTGGGCTCGGTGCTCGGCTCGGTCTTCGGGGCCGTGTTCATCGTCCTCCTGCCCGAGATCCTGAACGCGCTGGCCAACGTCCTGGCCGGGTCCTGGCCGGACGTGGCCCAGTACATCGTGGCCCTGCGCGAGGGCGTGTTCGGGCTCACGCTCATCCTGTTCCTGATCTTCGAGCCCGAGGGACTGGCCCACCGCTGGCGGCTGGTCAAGGCGTACTGGAAACTCTACCCGTTCGCCCACTAA
- a CDS encoding branched-chain amino acid ABC transporter permease: MEYYLQLIVNGLVVGSIYSLVALGFVVIYKATKVVNFAQGELVMVGAYVCFALTVQFHIPFIWAFLITLVFSVLLGLAIERMVLRPLIGEEHISVIMVTIGMSSVLKSLVQLFWGTQIRVYPQVLPTEPVMIAGLPVAPVYIAAFILSAVLFAVFSAFFKYSRTGVAMRATAFDQQAAQSMGIGIKNIFAMSWCIACIVSAVGGVILGNINGINAHIGHLGLKVFPAVILGGLDSLLGAALGGLIIGVLENVCDGAARQFLGLGGFREVAAFIVLVVILMIKPYGLFGTKEIERV, from the coding sequence GTGGAATACTACCTGCAACTCATCGTCAACGGCCTGGTGGTCGGCTCCATCTACTCCCTGGTGGCGCTCGGCTTCGTGGTCATCTACAAGGCCACCAAGGTGGTCAACTTCGCCCAGGGCGAGCTGGTCATGGTCGGGGCCTACGTCTGCTTCGCCCTGACGGTCCAGTTCCACATCCCGTTCATCTGGGCCTTCCTCATCACCCTGGTCTTCTCGGTCCTGCTCGGCCTGGCCATCGAGCGCATGGTGCTCAGGCCGCTCATCGGCGAGGAGCACATCTCGGTCATCATGGTCACCATCGGCATGAGCTCGGTGCTCAAGTCCCTGGTCCAGCTCTTCTGGGGCACGCAGATCCGGGTCTACCCCCAGGTCCTGCCCACCGAGCCGGTCATGATCGCCGGGCTGCCCGTGGCCCCGGTGTACATCGCGGCCTTCATCCTGTCCGCCGTGCTCTTCGCCGTGTTCTCCGCCTTCTTCAAGTACTCGCGCACGGGCGTGGCCATGCGGGCCACGGCCTTCGACCAGCAGGCCGCGCAGTCCATGGGTATCGGCATCAAGAACATCTTCGCCATGAGCTGGTGCATCGCCTGCATCGTCTCGGCCGTGGGCGGGGTCATCCTGGGCAACATCAACGGCATCAACGCCCACATCGGCCACCTGGGGCTCAAGGTCTTCCCGGCGGTCATCCTCGGCGGGCTCGACTCCCTGCTCGGCGCGGCTCTGGGCGGCCTGATCATCGGCGTGCTCGAAAACGTCTGCGACGGCGCGGCCCGGCAGTTCCTCGGCCTGGGCGGCTTCCGGGAGGTCGCGGCCTTCATCGTCCTGGTGGTCATCCTGATGATCAAGCCCTACGGCCTGTTCGGCACCAAAGAGATCGAGAGGGTCTAG